One region of Balaenoptera ricei isolate mBalRic1 chromosome 5, mBalRic1.hap2, whole genome shotgun sequence genomic DNA includes:
- the PCDH7 gene encoding protocadherin-7 isoform X5, producing MLRMRTMGWARAWCLGCCLLLPLSLSLAAAKQLLRYRLAEEGPADVRIGNVASDLGIVTGSGEVTFSLESGSEYLKIDNLTGELSTSERRIDREKLPQCQMIFDENECFLDFEVSVIGPSQSWVDLFEGRVIVLDINDNTPTFPSPVLTLTVEENRPVGTLYLLPTATDRDFGRNGIERYELLQEPGGGGGGGEGRRAGPADSAPYPGGGGNGASGGGPGGSKRRLDAPEGGGGTSTSGRSSVFELQVADTPDGEKQPQLIVKGALDREQRDSYELTLRVRDGGDPPRSSQAILRVLITDVNDNSPRFEKSVYEADLAENSAPGTPILQLRAADLDVGVNGQIEYVFGAATESVRRLLRLDETSGWLSVLHRIDREEVNQLRFTVMARDRGQPPKTDKATVVLNIKDENDNVPSIEIRKIGRIPLKDGVANVAEDVLVDTPIALVQVSDRDQGENGVVTCTVVGDVPFQLKPASDTEGDQNKKKYFLHTSAPLDYETTREFNVVIVAVDSGSPSLSSNNSLIVKVGDTNDNPPVFGQSVVEVYFPENNIPGERVATVLATDADSGKNAEIAYSLDSSVMGIFAIDPDSGDILVNTVLDREQTDRYELKVNAKDKGIPVLQGSTTVIVQVADKNDNDPKFMQDVFTFYVKENLQPNSPVGMVTVMDADKGRNAEMSLYIEENSNIFSIENDTGTIYSTMSFDREHQTTYTFRVKAVDGGDPPRSATATVSLFVMDENDNAPTVTLPRNVSYTLLPPSSNVRTVVATVLARDSDDGINADLNYSIVGGNPFKLFEIDSTSGVVSLVGKLTQKHYGLHRLVVQVNDSGQPSQSTTTLVHVFVNESVSNATVIDSQIARSLHTPLTQDIAGDPSYEISKQRLSIVIGVVAGIMTVILIILIVVMARYCRSKNKNGYEAGKKDHEDFFTPQQHDKSKKPKKDKRNKKSKQPLYSSIVTVEASKPNGQRYDSVNEKLSDSPSMGRYRSVNGGPGSPDLARHYKSSSPLPTVQLHPQSPTAGKKHQAVQDLPPANTFVGAGDNISIGSDHCSEYSCQTNNKYSKQVDTVQTTKPPGHIEESCKMNVCARK from the coding sequence aTGCTGAGGATGCGGACCATGGGATGGGCGCGCGCCTGGTGCCTGGGCTGCTGTCTCCTCTTGCCGCTCTCGCTAAGCCTGGCGGCCGCCAAGCAACTCCTCCGGTACCGACTGGCCGAGGAGGGCCCAGCAGACGTCCGCATCGGCAACGTCGCCTCGGACTTGGGCATCGTGACCGGCTCCGGTGAGGTGACTTTCAGCCTCGAGTCGGGATCCGAGTACCTGAAGATCGACAACCTCACCGGCGAGCTGAGTACCAGCGAGCGGCGCATCGACCGCGAGAAGCTACCCCAGTGTCAGATGATCTTCGACGAAAACgagtgcttcctggacttcgaGGTGTCGGTGATCGGGCCCTCGCAGAGCTGGGTGGACCTGTTCGAGGGTCGGGTCATCGTGCTCGACATCAACGACAACACGCCCACCTTCCCGTCGCCCGTGCTCACGCTCACGGTGGAGGAGAACCGGCCAGTGGGCACTCTCTATCTGCTGCCCACTGCCACCGACCGTGATTTCGGCCGCAACGGCATCGAACGCTACGAGCTGCTCCAGGAgcccgggggcggcggcggcggcggcgagggcCGGCGCGCTGGGCCTGCAGACAGCGCCCCCTACCCCGGGGGCGGCGGGAACGGCGCGAGCGGCGGCGGCCCGGGTGGTTCCAAGAGGCGGCTGGACGCGCCAGAGGGCGGCGGCGGGACCAGCACCAGCGGCCGCAGCAGCGTGTTCGAACTGCAGGTGGCCGACACCCCGGATGGCGAAAAGCAGCCGCAGCTGATCGTGAAGGGGGCGCTGGACCGCGAACAGCGAGACTCCTACGAGTTGACCCTGCGTGTGCGCGACGGTGGCGACCCGCCTCGCTCCTCCCAGGCCATCCTGCGGGTACTCATCACAGACGTGAACGACAACAGTCCCCGCTTCGAGAAGAGCGTGTACGAGGCTGACCTGGCGGAGAACAGCGCCCCGGGGACTCCCATCCTGCAGCTGCGTGCCGCCGACCTGGACGTGGGGGTCAACGGGCAGATCGAGTACGTGTTCGGGGCGGCTACCGAGTCCGTGCGGCGCCTGCTGCGCCTCGACGAGACGTCCGGCTGGCTCAGTGTCCTGCACCGTATCGACCGCGAGGAAGTGAACCAGCTGCGCTTCACCGTCATGGCCCGCGATCGCGGGCAGCCCCCCAAGACCGACAAGGCCACGGTGGTCCTTAATATCAAGGACGAGAACGACAATGTGCCGTCCATTGAAATCCGCAAGATCGGGCGTATCCCACTAAAGGACGGGGTGGCCAACGTGGCCGAGGACGTTCTGGTCGACACCCCCATCGCCCTGGTACAGGTGTCTGACCGGGACCAAGGCGAGAACGGAGTGGTCACCTGCACCGTGGTGGGCGATGTGCCCTTCCAGCTCAAGCCGGCCAGTGACACAGAGGGCGACCAGAACAAGAAGAAGTACTTCCTGCACACCTCGGCCCCTTTGGACTATGAGACCACCCGGGAGTTCAACGTGGTCATAGTGGCGGTGGACTCGGGCAGTCCCAGCCTCTCCAGCAACAACTCCCTGATTGTCAAGGTGGGAGACACCAACGACAACCCGCCCGTCTTCGGCCAGTCGGTGGTGGAGGTATACTTTCCCGAGAACAACATCCCCGGCGAGAGGGTAGCCACGGTGCTGGCGACAGACGCAGACAGCGGGAAAAACGCTGAAATCGCCTACTCGCTGGACTCTTCCGTGATGGGGATCTTTGCCATCGACCCCGATTCTGGGGACATCCTCGTCAATACGGTGCTGGACCGCGAGCAGACTGACAGGTATGAGTTAAAAGTTAACGCCAAAGACAAAGGCATCCCGGTGCTACAGGGCAGCACCACAGTGATTGTGCAGGTGGCTGACAAGAATGACAATGACCCTAAGTTTATGCAGGACGTCTTTACCTTttatgtgaaagaaaatttgcAGCCCAACAGTCCCGTGGGAATGGTCACAGTGATGGATGCTGACAAGGGGCGCAATGCGGAGATGAGTCTGTACATAGAGGAGAACAGTAacattttttccattgaaaatgacaCGGGGACCATTTACTCCACAATGTCTTTTGACCGGGAACATCAGACCACATACACATTCAGAGTCAAGGCTGTGGATGGGGGAGATCCTCCCAGATCCGCAACAGCCACAGTCTCTCTCTTTGTGATGGATGAGAATGACAATGCCCCCACAGTTACCCTTCCCAGAAATGTTTCCTACACTTTACTGCCACCTTCAAGTAATGTCAGGACAGTAGTAGCTACGGTGTTGGCAAGAGACAGCGATGATGGCATCAATGCAGACCTTAACTACAGCATCGTGGGAGGGAATCCCTTCAAGCTGTTTGAGATTGATTCCACCAGTGGTGTGGTTTCCTTAGTGGGAAAACTCACCCAAAAGCATTATGGCTTGCACAGATTGGTGGTGCAAGTGAATGATAGTGGGCAGCCTTCCCAGTCTACCACGACTCTGGTGCATGTGTTTGTCAATGAAAGTGTTTCTAATGCAACTGTGATTGACTCCCAGATAGCCAGAAGTTTGCACACCCCACTCACCCAGGATATAGCCGGTGACCCAAGCTATGAAATAAGCAAACAGAGACTCAGTATTGTCATTGGGGTGGTTGCTGGAATTATGACGGTGATTCTAATCATCTTAATTGTAGTGATGGCAAGATATTGCCggtccaaaaataaaaatggctatGAAGCCGGCAAAAAAGATCACGAAGACTTTTTTACACCCCAACAGCATGACAAATCTAAAAAGCCTAAAAAggacaagagaaacaaaaaatctaAGCAACCTCTCTACAGCAGCATTGTCACTGTAGAAGCTTCTAAACCAAATGGACAGAGGTATGATAGTGTCAATGAGAAGCTGTCAGACAGCCCAAGCATGGGCCGATACCGATCAGTTAACGGTGGGCCTGGCAGTCCTGACCTGGCCAGGCATTACAAATCTAGTTCCCCATTGCCTACTGTCCAGCTTCACCCCCAATCACCAACTGCAGGAAAAAAACACCAGGCCGTACAAGATCTACCACCAGCTAACACATTTGTGGGAGCAGGAGACAACATTTCAATTGGATCAGATCACTGCTCTGAGTACAGCTGTCAAACCAATAACAAGTACAGCAAACAG
- the PCDH7 gene encoding protocadherin-7 isoform X8, with amino-acid sequence MLRMRTMGWARAWCLGCCLLLPLSLSLAAAKQLLRYRLAEEGPADVRIGNVASDLGIVTGSGEVTFSLESGSEYLKIDNLTGELSTSERRIDREKLPQCQMIFDENECFLDFEVSVIGPSQSWVDLFEGRVIVLDINDNTPTFPSPVLTLTVEENRPVGTLYLLPTATDRDFGRNGIERYELLQEPGGGGGGGEGRRAGPADSAPYPGGGGNGASGGGPGGSKRRLDAPEGGGGTSTSGRSSVFELQVADTPDGEKQPQLIVKGALDREQRDSYELTLRVRDGGDPPRSSQAILRVLITDVNDNSPRFEKSVYEADLAENSAPGTPILQLRAADLDVGVNGQIEYVFGAATESVRRLLRLDETSGWLSVLHRIDREEVNQLRFTVMARDRGQPPKTDKATVVLNIKDENDNVPSIEIRKIGRIPLKDGVANVAEDVLVDTPIALVQVSDRDQGENGVVTCTVVGDVPFQLKPASDTEGDQNKKKYFLHTSAPLDYETTREFNVVIVAVDSGSPSLSSNNSLIVKVGDTNDNPPVFGQSVVEVYFPENNIPGERVATVLATDADSGKNAEIAYSLDSSVMGIFAIDPDSGDILVNTVLDREQTDRYELKVNAKDKGIPVLQGSTTVIVQVADKNDNDPKFMQDVFTFYVKENLQPNSPVGMVTVMDADKGRNAEMSLYIEENSNIFSIENDTGTIYSTMSFDREHQTTYTFRVKAVDGGDPPRSATATVSLFVMDENDNAPTVTLPRNVSYTLLPPSSNVRTVVATVLARDSDDGINADLNYSIVGGNPFKLFEIDSTSGVVSLVGKLTQKHYGLHRLVVQVNDSGQPSQSTTTLVHVFVNESVSNATVIDSQIARSLHTPLTQDIAGDPSYEISKQRLSIVIGVVAGIMTVILIILIVVMARYCRSKNKNGYEAGKKDHEDFFTPQQHDKSKKPKKDKRNKKSKQPLYSSIVTVEASKPNGQRYDSVNEKLSDSPSMGRYRSVNGGPGSPDLARHYKSSSPLPTVQLHPQSPTAGKKHQAVQDLPPANTFVGAGDNISIGSDHCSEYSCQTNNKYSKQAL; translated from the coding sequence aTGCTGAGGATGCGGACCATGGGATGGGCGCGCGCCTGGTGCCTGGGCTGCTGTCTCCTCTTGCCGCTCTCGCTAAGCCTGGCGGCCGCCAAGCAACTCCTCCGGTACCGACTGGCCGAGGAGGGCCCAGCAGACGTCCGCATCGGCAACGTCGCCTCGGACTTGGGCATCGTGACCGGCTCCGGTGAGGTGACTTTCAGCCTCGAGTCGGGATCCGAGTACCTGAAGATCGACAACCTCACCGGCGAGCTGAGTACCAGCGAGCGGCGCATCGACCGCGAGAAGCTACCCCAGTGTCAGATGATCTTCGACGAAAACgagtgcttcctggacttcgaGGTGTCGGTGATCGGGCCCTCGCAGAGCTGGGTGGACCTGTTCGAGGGTCGGGTCATCGTGCTCGACATCAACGACAACACGCCCACCTTCCCGTCGCCCGTGCTCACGCTCACGGTGGAGGAGAACCGGCCAGTGGGCACTCTCTATCTGCTGCCCACTGCCACCGACCGTGATTTCGGCCGCAACGGCATCGAACGCTACGAGCTGCTCCAGGAgcccgggggcggcggcggcggcggcgagggcCGGCGCGCTGGGCCTGCAGACAGCGCCCCCTACCCCGGGGGCGGCGGGAACGGCGCGAGCGGCGGCGGCCCGGGTGGTTCCAAGAGGCGGCTGGACGCGCCAGAGGGCGGCGGCGGGACCAGCACCAGCGGCCGCAGCAGCGTGTTCGAACTGCAGGTGGCCGACACCCCGGATGGCGAAAAGCAGCCGCAGCTGATCGTGAAGGGGGCGCTGGACCGCGAACAGCGAGACTCCTACGAGTTGACCCTGCGTGTGCGCGACGGTGGCGACCCGCCTCGCTCCTCCCAGGCCATCCTGCGGGTACTCATCACAGACGTGAACGACAACAGTCCCCGCTTCGAGAAGAGCGTGTACGAGGCTGACCTGGCGGAGAACAGCGCCCCGGGGACTCCCATCCTGCAGCTGCGTGCCGCCGACCTGGACGTGGGGGTCAACGGGCAGATCGAGTACGTGTTCGGGGCGGCTACCGAGTCCGTGCGGCGCCTGCTGCGCCTCGACGAGACGTCCGGCTGGCTCAGTGTCCTGCACCGTATCGACCGCGAGGAAGTGAACCAGCTGCGCTTCACCGTCATGGCCCGCGATCGCGGGCAGCCCCCCAAGACCGACAAGGCCACGGTGGTCCTTAATATCAAGGACGAGAACGACAATGTGCCGTCCATTGAAATCCGCAAGATCGGGCGTATCCCACTAAAGGACGGGGTGGCCAACGTGGCCGAGGACGTTCTGGTCGACACCCCCATCGCCCTGGTACAGGTGTCTGACCGGGACCAAGGCGAGAACGGAGTGGTCACCTGCACCGTGGTGGGCGATGTGCCCTTCCAGCTCAAGCCGGCCAGTGACACAGAGGGCGACCAGAACAAGAAGAAGTACTTCCTGCACACCTCGGCCCCTTTGGACTATGAGACCACCCGGGAGTTCAACGTGGTCATAGTGGCGGTGGACTCGGGCAGTCCCAGCCTCTCCAGCAACAACTCCCTGATTGTCAAGGTGGGAGACACCAACGACAACCCGCCCGTCTTCGGCCAGTCGGTGGTGGAGGTATACTTTCCCGAGAACAACATCCCCGGCGAGAGGGTAGCCACGGTGCTGGCGACAGACGCAGACAGCGGGAAAAACGCTGAAATCGCCTACTCGCTGGACTCTTCCGTGATGGGGATCTTTGCCATCGACCCCGATTCTGGGGACATCCTCGTCAATACGGTGCTGGACCGCGAGCAGACTGACAGGTATGAGTTAAAAGTTAACGCCAAAGACAAAGGCATCCCGGTGCTACAGGGCAGCACCACAGTGATTGTGCAGGTGGCTGACAAGAATGACAATGACCCTAAGTTTATGCAGGACGTCTTTACCTTttatgtgaaagaaaatttgcAGCCCAACAGTCCCGTGGGAATGGTCACAGTGATGGATGCTGACAAGGGGCGCAATGCGGAGATGAGTCTGTACATAGAGGAGAACAGTAacattttttccattgaaaatgacaCGGGGACCATTTACTCCACAATGTCTTTTGACCGGGAACATCAGACCACATACACATTCAGAGTCAAGGCTGTGGATGGGGGAGATCCTCCCAGATCCGCAACAGCCACAGTCTCTCTCTTTGTGATGGATGAGAATGACAATGCCCCCACAGTTACCCTTCCCAGAAATGTTTCCTACACTTTACTGCCACCTTCAAGTAATGTCAGGACAGTAGTAGCTACGGTGTTGGCAAGAGACAGCGATGATGGCATCAATGCAGACCTTAACTACAGCATCGTGGGAGGGAATCCCTTCAAGCTGTTTGAGATTGATTCCACCAGTGGTGTGGTTTCCTTAGTGGGAAAACTCACCCAAAAGCATTATGGCTTGCACAGATTGGTGGTGCAAGTGAATGATAGTGGGCAGCCTTCCCAGTCTACCACGACTCTGGTGCATGTGTTTGTCAATGAAAGTGTTTCTAATGCAACTGTGATTGACTCCCAGATAGCCAGAAGTTTGCACACCCCACTCACCCAGGATATAGCCGGTGACCCAAGCTATGAAATAAGCAAACAGAGACTCAGTATTGTCATTGGGGTGGTTGCTGGAATTATGACGGTGATTCTAATCATCTTAATTGTAGTGATGGCAAGATATTGCCggtccaaaaataaaaatggctatGAAGCCGGCAAAAAAGATCACGAAGACTTTTTTACACCCCAACAGCATGACAAATCTAAAAAGCCTAAAAAggacaagagaaacaaaaaatctaAGCAACCTCTCTACAGCAGCATTGTCACTGTAGAAGCTTCTAAACCAAATGGACAGAGGTATGATAGTGTCAATGAGAAGCTGTCAGACAGCCCAAGCATGGGCCGATACCGATCAGTTAACGGTGGGCCTGGCAGTCCTGACCTGGCCAGGCATTACAAATCTAGTTCCCCATTGCCTACTGTCCAGCTTCACCCCCAATCACCAACTGCAGGAAAAAAACACCAGGCCGTACAAGATCTACCACCAGCTAACACATTTGTGGGAGCAGGAGACAACATTTCAATTGGATCAGATCACTGCTCTGAGTACAGCTGTCAAACCAATAACAAGTACAGCAAACAG
- the PCDH7 gene encoding protocadherin-7 isoform X7, producing MLRMRTMGWARAWCLGCCLLLPLSLSLAAAKQLLRYRLAEEGPADVRIGNVASDLGIVTGSGEVTFSLESGSEYLKIDNLTGELSTSERRIDREKLPQCQMIFDENECFLDFEVSVIGPSQSWVDLFEGRVIVLDINDNTPTFPSPVLTLTVEENRPVGTLYLLPTATDRDFGRNGIERYELLQEPGGGGGGGEGRRAGPADSAPYPGGGGNGASGGGPGGSKRRLDAPEGGGGTSTSGRSSVFELQVADTPDGEKQPQLIVKGALDREQRDSYELTLRVRDGGDPPRSSQAILRVLITDVNDNSPRFEKSVYEADLAENSAPGTPILQLRAADLDVGVNGQIEYVFGAATESVRRLLRLDETSGWLSVLHRIDREEVNQLRFTVMARDRGQPPKTDKATVVLNIKDENDNVPSIEIRKIGRIPLKDGVANVAEDVLVDTPIALVQVSDRDQGENGVVTCTVVGDVPFQLKPASDTEGDQNKKKYFLHTSAPLDYETTREFNVVIVAVDSGSPSLSSNNSLIVKVGDTNDNPPVFGQSVVEVYFPENNIPGERVATVLATDADSGKNAEIAYSLDSSVMGIFAIDPDSGDILVNTVLDREQTDRYELKVNAKDKGIPVLQGSTTVIVQVADKNDNDPKFMQDVFTFYVKENLQPNSPVGMVTVMDADKGRNAEMSLYIEENSNIFSIENDTGTIYSTMSFDREHQTTYTFRVKAVDGGDPPRSATATVSLFVMDENDNAPTVTLPRNVSYTLLPPSSNVRTVVATVLARDSDDGINADLNYSIVGGNPFKLFEIDSTSGVVSLVGKLTQKHYGLHRLVVQVNDSGQPSQSTTTLVHVFVNESVSNATVIDSQIARSLHTPLTQDIAGDPSYEISKQRLSIVIGVVAGIMTVILIILIVVMARYCRSKNKNGYEAGKKDHEDFFTPQQHDKSKKPKKDKRNKKSKQPLYSSIVTVEASKPNGQRYDSVNEKLSDSPSMGRYRSVNGGPGSPDLARHYKSSSPLPTVQLHPQSPTAGKKHQAVQDLPPANTFVGAGDNISIGSDHCSEYSCQTNNKYSKQVSEGMPSCL from the coding sequence aTGCTGAGGATGCGGACCATGGGATGGGCGCGCGCCTGGTGCCTGGGCTGCTGTCTCCTCTTGCCGCTCTCGCTAAGCCTGGCGGCCGCCAAGCAACTCCTCCGGTACCGACTGGCCGAGGAGGGCCCAGCAGACGTCCGCATCGGCAACGTCGCCTCGGACTTGGGCATCGTGACCGGCTCCGGTGAGGTGACTTTCAGCCTCGAGTCGGGATCCGAGTACCTGAAGATCGACAACCTCACCGGCGAGCTGAGTACCAGCGAGCGGCGCATCGACCGCGAGAAGCTACCCCAGTGTCAGATGATCTTCGACGAAAACgagtgcttcctggacttcgaGGTGTCGGTGATCGGGCCCTCGCAGAGCTGGGTGGACCTGTTCGAGGGTCGGGTCATCGTGCTCGACATCAACGACAACACGCCCACCTTCCCGTCGCCCGTGCTCACGCTCACGGTGGAGGAGAACCGGCCAGTGGGCACTCTCTATCTGCTGCCCACTGCCACCGACCGTGATTTCGGCCGCAACGGCATCGAACGCTACGAGCTGCTCCAGGAgcccgggggcggcggcggcggcggcgagggcCGGCGCGCTGGGCCTGCAGACAGCGCCCCCTACCCCGGGGGCGGCGGGAACGGCGCGAGCGGCGGCGGCCCGGGTGGTTCCAAGAGGCGGCTGGACGCGCCAGAGGGCGGCGGCGGGACCAGCACCAGCGGCCGCAGCAGCGTGTTCGAACTGCAGGTGGCCGACACCCCGGATGGCGAAAAGCAGCCGCAGCTGATCGTGAAGGGGGCGCTGGACCGCGAACAGCGAGACTCCTACGAGTTGACCCTGCGTGTGCGCGACGGTGGCGACCCGCCTCGCTCCTCCCAGGCCATCCTGCGGGTACTCATCACAGACGTGAACGACAACAGTCCCCGCTTCGAGAAGAGCGTGTACGAGGCTGACCTGGCGGAGAACAGCGCCCCGGGGACTCCCATCCTGCAGCTGCGTGCCGCCGACCTGGACGTGGGGGTCAACGGGCAGATCGAGTACGTGTTCGGGGCGGCTACCGAGTCCGTGCGGCGCCTGCTGCGCCTCGACGAGACGTCCGGCTGGCTCAGTGTCCTGCACCGTATCGACCGCGAGGAAGTGAACCAGCTGCGCTTCACCGTCATGGCCCGCGATCGCGGGCAGCCCCCCAAGACCGACAAGGCCACGGTGGTCCTTAATATCAAGGACGAGAACGACAATGTGCCGTCCATTGAAATCCGCAAGATCGGGCGTATCCCACTAAAGGACGGGGTGGCCAACGTGGCCGAGGACGTTCTGGTCGACACCCCCATCGCCCTGGTACAGGTGTCTGACCGGGACCAAGGCGAGAACGGAGTGGTCACCTGCACCGTGGTGGGCGATGTGCCCTTCCAGCTCAAGCCGGCCAGTGACACAGAGGGCGACCAGAACAAGAAGAAGTACTTCCTGCACACCTCGGCCCCTTTGGACTATGAGACCACCCGGGAGTTCAACGTGGTCATAGTGGCGGTGGACTCGGGCAGTCCCAGCCTCTCCAGCAACAACTCCCTGATTGTCAAGGTGGGAGACACCAACGACAACCCGCCCGTCTTCGGCCAGTCGGTGGTGGAGGTATACTTTCCCGAGAACAACATCCCCGGCGAGAGGGTAGCCACGGTGCTGGCGACAGACGCAGACAGCGGGAAAAACGCTGAAATCGCCTACTCGCTGGACTCTTCCGTGATGGGGATCTTTGCCATCGACCCCGATTCTGGGGACATCCTCGTCAATACGGTGCTGGACCGCGAGCAGACTGACAGGTATGAGTTAAAAGTTAACGCCAAAGACAAAGGCATCCCGGTGCTACAGGGCAGCACCACAGTGATTGTGCAGGTGGCTGACAAGAATGACAATGACCCTAAGTTTATGCAGGACGTCTTTACCTTttatgtgaaagaaaatttgcAGCCCAACAGTCCCGTGGGAATGGTCACAGTGATGGATGCTGACAAGGGGCGCAATGCGGAGATGAGTCTGTACATAGAGGAGAACAGTAacattttttccattgaaaatgacaCGGGGACCATTTACTCCACAATGTCTTTTGACCGGGAACATCAGACCACATACACATTCAGAGTCAAGGCTGTGGATGGGGGAGATCCTCCCAGATCCGCAACAGCCACAGTCTCTCTCTTTGTGATGGATGAGAATGACAATGCCCCCACAGTTACCCTTCCCAGAAATGTTTCCTACACTTTACTGCCACCTTCAAGTAATGTCAGGACAGTAGTAGCTACGGTGTTGGCAAGAGACAGCGATGATGGCATCAATGCAGACCTTAACTACAGCATCGTGGGAGGGAATCCCTTCAAGCTGTTTGAGATTGATTCCACCAGTGGTGTGGTTTCCTTAGTGGGAAAACTCACCCAAAAGCATTATGGCTTGCACAGATTGGTGGTGCAAGTGAATGATAGTGGGCAGCCTTCCCAGTCTACCACGACTCTGGTGCATGTGTTTGTCAATGAAAGTGTTTCTAATGCAACTGTGATTGACTCCCAGATAGCCAGAAGTTTGCACACCCCACTCACCCAGGATATAGCCGGTGACCCAAGCTATGAAATAAGCAAACAGAGACTCAGTATTGTCATTGGGGTGGTTGCTGGAATTATGACGGTGATTCTAATCATCTTAATTGTAGTGATGGCAAGATATTGCCggtccaaaaataaaaatggctatGAAGCCGGCAAAAAAGATCACGAAGACTTTTTTACACCCCAACAGCATGACAAATCTAAAAAGCCTAAAAAggacaagagaaacaaaaaatctaAGCAACCTCTCTACAGCAGCATTGTCACTGTAGAAGCTTCTAAACCAAATGGACAGAGGTATGATAGTGTCAATGAGAAGCTGTCAGACAGCCCAAGCATGGGCCGATACCGATCAGTTAACGGTGGGCCTGGCAGTCCTGACCTGGCCAGGCATTACAAATCTAGTTCCCCATTGCCTACTGTCCAGCTTCACCCCCAATCACCAACTGCAGGAAAAAAACACCAGGCCGTACAAGATCTACCACCAGCTAACACATTTGTGGGAGCAGGAGACAACATTTCAATTGGATCAGATCACTGCTCTGAGTACAGCTGTCAAACCAATAACAAGTACAGCAAACAG